The following are from one region of the Arcobacter defluvii genome:
- a CDS encoding PulJ/GspJ family protein encodes MKKSFTLLELLISITLFLIIIVFLYKTLDQTKYSNNIFTKKEDSLKHINHLHNIFLEDIAEASSITITTDKNKNSIVKIVTNNTYHNSIFNNITYLINSTNKFIRIESLQVFNEQDPLNATFFDNSYIDELEENIEYFEAKSSGVNYHFFIKQKDKERVFFNMYRIVE; translated from the coding sequence ATGAAAAAATCATTTACTCTTTTAGAACTTCTTATCTCCATAACACTATTTTTGATAATAATAGTTTTTTTATATAAAACTTTAGATCAAACAAAATACTCAAATAATATTTTTACAAAAAAAGAGGATAGTTTAAAACATATTAATCATCTTCATAATATTTTTTTAGAAGATATTGCAGAGGCTTCAAGTATAACTATCACAACTGATAAAAACAAAAATTCAATAGTAAAAATAGTTACAAATAACACCTATCATAACTCAATTTTTAACAATATTACCTATCTAATAAATTCAACAAATAAATTTATTAGAATTGAGAGTTTACAAGTTTTTAATGAGCAAGATCCATTAAATGCAACATTTTTTGATAATTCATATATTGATGAATTAGAAGAAAATATAGAGTATTTTGAAGCTAAAAGTAGTGGAGTAAATTATCACTTTTTTATAAAACAAAAAGATAAAGAGAGAGTTTTTTTTAATATGTATAGGATAGTAGA